CCGCGCCGGCCAGGTCTACCGCGCGAGCTTCGGGCCGCGCGGCGAGATCAAGCCTCAGTAGACTTCCGCGGGTGAACGCGCGCCGCATCCACTGGCCGAATGCGCTCACCTTCCTGCGGGTTGCGCTCATCCCGCCGGTGGTGATCCTCACTCTGGTGGACACCGAGCTATCGAGCTGGATCGCGTTCGTCGCGTTCGGGACGGCGGCGCTCACCGATGGACTCGACGGCTACGTCGCGCGGCGCATGCAGCTCGTTTCCTCAACCGGCCAACTGCTCGACCCGTTGGCCGACAAGATGCTCGTCACGGCCGCCATGGTGGCGCTCGTCGTCGTCGATCGGTTCCCGCCGTGGGCCGCGATCATCATCGTCGCCCGAGAGGTCGTCGTCACCGCGCTTCGGCTGGTGGCGACCCGGCGCGGCCGGGGCTTCCCAGCGAGCCTCGCCGGGAAGGGGAAAACGGGCGCGCAGCTGGTCGCCGTG
This Actinomycetota bacterium DNA region includes the following protein-coding sequences:
- the pgsA gene encoding CDP-diacylglycerol--glycerol-3-phosphate 3-phosphatidyltransferase, whose protein sequence is MNARRIHWPNALTFLRVALIPPVVILTLVDTELSSWIAFVAFGTAALTDGLDGYVARRMQLVSSTGQLLDPLADKMLVTAAMVALVVVDRFPPWAAIIIVAREVVVTALRLVATRRGRGFPASLAGKGKTGAQLVAVLLYILPLGSSWDTSKNVVLGLALTLTIVSGLDYIIRAPKLLGTKPAGIEG